One window of the Pelmatolapia mariae isolate MD_Pm_ZW linkage group LG15, Pm_UMD_F_2, whole genome shotgun sequence genome contains the following:
- the LOC134643570 gene encoding protein bicaudal D homolog 1-like isoform X2: MAAGGAGCGDTVEEYRAEVERLTRELAEANREKIRAAECGLAVLEENQSLKQQYADLEAEQEALRVELEQLQEVGSAGAFGQAYSTQRKVAEDGENNEETLLQESATKEAYFRGRLLELQLELNHSRVAASSAQADSEHLSSLLQELRESNEMLELQRTRMREEIREYKFRESRLLQDYTELEEENISLQKLVSTLKQSQVEYEGLKHEIKVLEEETELLNSQLQDALRLKDISDAQLEEALESLKSEREQKNHLRRELVHHLSMCDVAYTGSANLIFSSAPPSGTATPTTLLSPNTEEPTRCNGHLQSGSGPVMAVGSALRSNGECRRQCLKTEGAATSDLLTEMNLTEIQKLKQQLIAVEREKAALMTSLQESQTQLQHTQGALTEQHEKTLRLSQKVSALRCLHRRVSQEACSSPTSQLNCESLLVLDRDDEAEEEGETAEEKSKSLVFSYQTPSLEILQCKYRVAVTEVVELKAELKVLHEKLAQCVEGAVEEKPRQSSQLQKLERQVASLEKNCREGRDKICSLEFELQAVQSAANESQGALNAAQDELVTLSEELAQLYHHVCLCNDETPNRVMLDYYRQGRGLRGLSSSLKAMCTDNSKVLLTPRLARRLAAVASTTSTPGESWTPSESPSKEPLHGGSRRVEKEVLQVPSEQSLPPSTPPTRSPSISASSSSSSSSSPAMEPASELRREPMNIYNLSAIIRDQVKHLQRAVDRSLQLSKQRTAARELAPLLDKDKESCMEEILKLKSLLSTKREQIATLRLVLKANKQTAEVALANLKSKYEAEKSMVTDTMTKLRNELKALKEDAATFSSLRAMFATRCDEYVTQLDEMQRQLAAAEDEKKTLNSLLRMAIQQKLALTQRLEDLAFDQEQSHRTRGSRLTRGKTSTPKVSPSTLATASNPAQGSSPALAPGSLPSISPTPALRDDPSDPFSPATAALASATTSPTSHASSHCPSLPSVASLSGPPMAGSPPSLEAPSPPSAQTPPSTPLRVSHSQWTVGVRTFVVDSHSFSANISPAPARPSGLSRHCTPGTHTPPPSPTTRPTQPGSAPSSPYRSPVLGLRRSTWSPSPRTRPLPCMTRSSVLYTPSSSSPYSSPYSPSSSHSYSSAYYSSPSAFTPSSSYLTSGTSTSYSHSSHYTPLYPRYYSSYRPRE; encoded by the exons ATGGCTGCCGGAGGAGCAGGATGCGGGGATACGGTAGAGGAATATCGGGCCGAGGTGGAGCGCCTGACCCGGGAGCTGGCGGAGGCCAACCGCGAGAAGATACGGGCGGCGGAGTGCGGACTGGCGGTTCTGGAGGAGAACCAGAGCCTGAAGCAGCAGTACGCCGACCTGGAGGCCGAGCAGGAGGCGCTAAGGGTGGAGctggagcagctgcaggaggTGGGGTCAGCAGGG GCATTCGGCCAGGCATACTCCACCCAGCGTAAGGTCGCAGAGGACGGGGAGAACAATGAGGAGACACTGTTGCAGGAGTCTGCCACCAAGGAGGCCTACTTTAGGGGCCGTCTCCTGGAGCTCCAGTTGGAACTGAATCACAGTCGAGTGGCTGCCTCCAGCGCACAGGCTGACAGCGAGCACCTGAGCAGCCTGCTGCAGGAGCTCAGGGAG AGCAATGAGATGTTGGAGCTACAGCGGACCCGAATGCGAGAGGAGATCAGAGAATACAAATTCAGAGAGTCACGGCTTCTCCAGGACTACACcgagctggaggaggagaacaTCTCTCTGCAGAAACTGGTGTCAACCCTTAAACAGAGTCAG GTGGAGTATGAAGGCCTGAAACATGAGATCAAAGTTCtggaggaggagacagagctGCTGAACAGCCAGTTACAGGATGCACTGCGTTTGAAGGACATCTCAGACGCCCAGCTGGAGGAGGCGCTGGAGTCTCTGAAGAGTGAGCGCGAGCAGAAGAACCACCTGCGAAGAGAACTTGTGCACCACCTCAGCATGTGTGATGTGGCCTACACTGGAAGTGCAAATCTAATATTCTCCTCAGCACCGCCCAGTGGCACTGCTACCCCAACTACTCTGCTCTCCCCAAACACAGAGGAGCCAACAAG ATGTAACGGTCACCTTCAGAGTGGCTCAGGACCAGTGATGGCTGTGGGCTCAGCGCTCAGGTCTAACGGAGAGTGCAGAAGGCAGTGTCTGAAAACTGAGGGGGCCGCCACATCAGACCTCCTTACTGAGATGAACCTGACAGAGATTCAGAAGCTCAAGCAGCAGCTGATAGCG GTTGAACGTGAGAAAGCAGCACTGATGACGAGCCTGCAGGAGTCCCAGACTCAGCTGCAGCACACCCAGGGGGCCCTGACCGAGCAGCACGAGAAGACCCTCCGCCTGAGCCAGAAAGTCTCTGCTCTCCGCTGTCTTCATCGAAGGGTCAGCCAGGAGGCTTGTAGCAGTCCCACCTCTCAACTCAACTGTGAAAGTCTGCTGGTGCTGGATAGAGACGATGAGGCTGAGGAGGAAGGAGAAACTGCAGAGGAGAAGAGTAAAAGTCTGGTATTTTCATACCAAACTCCCAGTCTGGAGATCTTGCAATGCAAGTACCGTGTGGCTGTGACAGAGGTGGTGGAGCTCAAGGCAGAGTTAAAAGTGCTCCATGAGAAGCTTGCTCAGTGTGTGGAGGGAGCAGTGGAGGAGAAGCCAAGGCAAAGCAGTCAGCTCCAGAAGCTGGAGAGGCAGGTTGCCTCTCTGGAAAAGAACTGCCGAGAGGGACGGGATAAG ATTTGTAGCCTGGAGTTTGAATTGCAGGctgttcagtcagcagccaaTGAGAGCCAAGGGGCATTGAACGCAGCTCAGGATGAGCTGGTAACCCTGAGTGAGGAGCTCGCCCAGCTCTACCACCATGTCTGCCTGTGCAACGATGAGACGCCCAACCGTGTCATGCTGGATTACTACAG ACAAGGCAGGGGCCTCAGGGGCCTTAGTTCTAGTCTCAAAGCCATGTGTACAGACAACAGCAAAGTTCTTCTCACACCACGCCTAGCCAGACGGCTTGCTGCTGTTGCTTCAACAACCTCAACTCCAGGGGAGTCGTGGACGCCCTCGGAGTCTCCATCCAAAGAGCCCTTACATGGAGGGAGCCGAAGAGTGGAGAAAGAGGTCCTTCAGGTGCCATCTGAGCAGAGCCTGCCACCTAGCACACCTCCAACCCGCTCACCTAGCATCAGTgcctcttcatcatcatcatcgtcttcaTCGCCAGCCATGGAGCCAGCTAGTGAGCTGCGCAGGGAGCCCATGAACATCTACAACCTCAGCGCCATCATCAGAGACCAG GTGAAACACCTACAGCGGGCAGTGGACAGGTCACTGCAGCTGTCCAAACAGAGGACTGCAGCCCGGGAACTGGCTCCTCTCTTGGATAAGGATAAGGAAAGCTGCATGGAGGAGATCCTGAAGCTCAAATCTTTACTCAGCACCAAGAGAGAGCAGATAGCCACTCTTCGACTGGTGCTCAAGGCTAACAAACAG ACAGCAGAAGTGGCTCTGGCCAACCTGAAGAGTAAGTATGAGGCGGAGAAGTCCATGGTGACTGACACCATGACAAAGCTGAGGAACGAATTAAAGGCCCTGAAGGAAGACGCCGCCACGTTCTCCTCTCTGCGAGCCATGTTTGCTACCAG GTGTGATGAGTATGTGACCCAGCTGGATGAGATGCAGAGGCAGCTGGCTGCAGCCGAGGATGAGAAGAAGACTCTGAACTCTCTCCTGCGGATGGCCATCCAGCAGAAACTGGCCCTCACCCAGCGTTTGGAGGACTTGGCCTTTGATCAGGAGCAGTCCCATCGCACCCGGGGGAGCAGGTTGACCCGTGGAAAAACCAGCACCCCCAAAGTAAGTCCCTCAACTTTGGCTACAGCCTCCAATCCTGCTCAAGGGTCCAGTCCAGCTTTGGCCCCTGGCAGCCTCCCTTCTATCAGCCCCACACCAGCTCTTCGCGATGATCCCTCTGACCCCTTTAGCCCAGCCACTGCGGCTCTGGCCTCAGCTACCACCTCCCCCACCTCACACGCATCCTCTCACTGTCCGTCATTACCATCGGTTGCCTCGCTGAGTGGCCCTCCAATGGCAGGGAGCCCCCCTTCTCTGGAGGCCCCCTCGCCTCCCTCAGCACAGACCCCACCCTCAACCCCTCTGAGGGTTTCTCACTCCCAGTGGACGGTGGGGGTGCGGACGTTTGTGGTCGACTCCCACAGTTTCAGCGCGAACATCTCCCCTGCTCCCGCTCGCCCCTCAGGCCTATCCAGGCACTGCACTCCAGGCACTCacacccctcctccctcccccacTACCAGGCCCACCCAGCCAGGATCTGCTCCCTCCTCTCCCTATCGGTCCCCTGTTCTGGGTCTCAGACGGTCCACGTGGAGCCCCTCACCTCGAACTCGTCCCCTGCCCTGCATGACACGCTCATCCGTCCTTTACActccctcctcatcctcccctTACTCCTCCCCTTACTCCCCATCTTCTTCCCACAGCTATTCATCTGCCTATTACAGCTCCCCTTCTGCTTTCACCCCCTCTAGCTCCTACCTCACCTCTGGCACCTCCACCTCCTACAGCCATTCCTCACACTACACGCCCCTCTATCCCAGATACTACAGCTCCTACAGGCCCCGGGAATGA
- the LOC134643570 gene encoding protein bicaudal D homolog 1-like isoform X1 has protein sequence MAAGGAGCGDTVEEYRAEVERLTRELAEANREKIRAAECGLAVLEENQSLKQQYADLEAEQEALRVELEQLQEVGSAGAFGQAYSTQRKVAEDGENNEETLLQESATKEAYFRGRLLELQLELNHSRVAASSAQADSEHLSSLLQELREQSNEMLELQRTRMREEIREYKFRESRLLQDYTELEEENISLQKLVSTLKQSQVEYEGLKHEIKVLEEETELLNSQLQDALRLKDISDAQLEEALESLKSEREQKNHLRRELVHHLSMCDVAYTGSANLIFSSAPPSGTATPTTLLSPNTEEPTRCNGHLQSGSGPVMAVGSALRSNGECRRQCLKTEGAATSDLLTEMNLTEIQKLKQQLIAVEREKAALMTSLQESQTQLQHTQGALTEQHEKTLRLSQKVSALRCLHRRVSQEACSSPTSQLNCESLLVLDRDDEAEEEGETAEEKSKSLVFSYQTPSLEILQCKYRVAVTEVVELKAELKVLHEKLAQCVEGAVEEKPRQSSQLQKLERQVASLEKNCREGRDKICSLEFELQAVQSAANESQGALNAAQDELVTLSEELAQLYHHVCLCNDETPNRVMLDYYRQGRGLRGLSSSLKAMCTDNSKVLLTPRLARRLAAVASTTSTPGESWTPSESPSKEPLHGGSRRVEKEVLQVPSEQSLPPSTPPTRSPSISASSSSSSSSSPAMEPASELRREPMNIYNLSAIIRDQVKHLQRAVDRSLQLSKQRTAARELAPLLDKDKESCMEEILKLKSLLSTKREQIATLRLVLKANKQTAEVALANLKSKYEAEKSMVTDTMTKLRNELKALKEDAATFSSLRAMFATRCDEYVTQLDEMQRQLAAAEDEKKTLNSLLRMAIQQKLALTQRLEDLAFDQEQSHRTRGSRLTRGKTSTPKVSPSTLATASNPAQGSSPALAPGSLPSISPTPALRDDPSDPFSPATAALASATTSPTSHASSHCPSLPSVASLSGPPMAGSPPSLEAPSPPSAQTPPSTPLRVSHSQWTVGVRTFVVDSHSFSANISPAPARPSGLSRHCTPGTHTPPPSPTTRPTQPGSAPSSPYRSPVLGLRRSTWSPSPRTRPLPCMTRSSVLYTPSSSSPYSSPYSPSSSHSYSSAYYSSPSAFTPSSSYLTSGTSTSYSHSSHYTPLYPRYYSSYRPRE, from the exons ATGGCTGCCGGAGGAGCAGGATGCGGGGATACGGTAGAGGAATATCGGGCCGAGGTGGAGCGCCTGACCCGGGAGCTGGCGGAGGCCAACCGCGAGAAGATACGGGCGGCGGAGTGCGGACTGGCGGTTCTGGAGGAGAACCAGAGCCTGAAGCAGCAGTACGCCGACCTGGAGGCCGAGCAGGAGGCGCTAAGGGTGGAGctggagcagctgcaggaggTGGGGTCAGCAGGG GCATTCGGCCAGGCATACTCCACCCAGCGTAAGGTCGCAGAGGACGGGGAGAACAATGAGGAGACACTGTTGCAGGAGTCTGCCACCAAGGAGGCCTACTTTAGGGGCCGTCTCCTGGAGCTCCAGTTGGAACTGAATCACAGTCGAGTGGCTGCCTCCAGCGCACAGGCTGACAGCGAGCACCTGAGCAGCCTGCTGCAGGAGCTCAGGGAG CAGAGCAATGAGATGTTGGAGCTACAGCGGACCCGAATGCGAGAGGAGATCAGAGAATACAAATTCAGAGAGTCACGGCTTCTCCAGGACTACACcgagctggaggaggagaacaTCTCTCTGCAGAAACTGGTGTCAACCCTTAAACAGAGTCAG GTGGAGTATGAAGGCCTGAAACATGAGATCAAAGTTCtggaggaggagacagagctGCTGAACAGCCAGTTACAGGATGCACTGCGTTTGAAGGACATCTCAGACGCCCAGCTGGAGGAGGCGCTGGAGTCTCTGAAGAGTGAGCGCGAGCAGAAGAACCACCTGCGAAGAGAACTTGTGCACCACCTCAGCATGTGTGATGTGGCCTACACTGGAAGTGCAAATCTAATATTCTCCTCAGCACCGCCCAGTGGCACTGCTACCCCAACTACTCTGCTCTCCCCAAACACAGAGGAGCCAACAAG ATGTAACGGTCACCTTCAGAGTGGCTCAGGACCAGTGATGGCTGTGGGCTCAGCGCTCAGGTCTAACGGAGAGTGCAGAAGGCAGTGTCTGAAAACTGAGGGGGCCGCCACATCAGACCTCCTTACTGAGATGAACCTGACAGAGATTCAGAAGCTCAAGCAGCAGCTGATAGCG GTTGAACGTGAGAAAGCAGCACTGATGACGAGCCTGCAGGAGTCCCAGACTCAGCTGCAGCACACCCAGGGGGCCCTGACCGAGCAGCACGAGAAGACCCTCCGCCTGAGCCAGAAAGTCTCTGCTCTCCGCTGTCTTCATCGAAGGGTCAGCCAGGAGGCTTGTAGCAGTCCCACCTCTCAACTCAACTGTGAAAGTCTGCTGGTGCTGGATAGAGACGATGAGGCTGAGGAGGAAGGAGAAACTGCAGAGGAGAAGAGTAAAAGTCTGGTATTTTCATACCAAACTCCCAGTCTGGAGATCTTGCAATGCAAGTACCGTGTGGCTGTGACAGAGGTGGTGGAGCTCAAGGCAGAGTTAAAAGTGCTCCATGAGAAGCTTGCTCAGTGTGTGGAGGGAGCAGTGGAGGAGAAGCCAAGGCAAAGCAGTCAGCTCCAGAAGCTGGAGAGGCAGGTTGCCTCTCTGGAAAAGAACTGCCGAGAGGGACGGGATAAG ATTTGTAGCCTGGAGTTTGAATTGCAGGctgttcagtcagcagccaaTGAGAGCCAAGGGGCATTGAACGCAGCTCAGGATGAGCTGGTAACCCTGAGTGAGGAGCTCGCCCAGCTCTACCACCATGTCTGCCTGTGCAACGATGAGACGCCCAACCGTGTCATGCTGGATTACTACAG ACAAGGCAGGGGCCTCAGGGGCCTTAGTTCTAGTCTCAAAGCCATGTGTACAGACAACAGCAAAGTTCTTCTCACACCACGCCTAGCCAGACGGCTTGCTGCTGTTGCTTCAACAACCTCAACTCCAGGGGAGTCGTGGACGCCCTCGGAGTCTCCATCCAAAGAGCCCTTACATGGAGGGAGCCGAAGAGTGGAGAAAGAGGTCCTTCAGGTGCCATCTGAGCAGAGCCTGCCACCTAGCACACCTCCAACCCGCTCACCTAGCATCAGTgcctcttcatcatcatcatcgtcttcaTCGCCAGCCATGGAGCCAGCTAGTGAGCTGCGCAGGGAGCCCATGAACATCTACAACCTCAGCGCCATCATCAGAGACCAG GTGAAACACCTACAGCGGGCAGTGGACAGGTCACTGCAGCTGTCCAAACAGAGGACTGCAGCCCGGGAACTGGCTCCTCTCTTGGATAAGGATAAGGAAAGCTGCATGGAGGAGATCCTGAAGCTCAAATCTTTACTCAGCACCAAGAGAGAGCAGATAGCCACTCTTCGACTGGTGCTCAAGGCTAACAAACAG ACAGCAGAAGTGGCTCTGGCCAACCTGAAGAGTAAGTATGAGGCGGAGAAGTCCATGGTGACTGACACCATGACAAAGCTGAGGAACGAATTAAAGGCCCTGAAGGAAGACGCCGCCACGTTCTCCTCTCTGCGAGCCATGTTTGCTACCAG GTGTGATGAGTATGTGACCCAGCTGGATGAGATGCAGAGGCAGCTGGCTGCAGCCGAGGATGAGAAGAAGACTCTGAACTCTCTCCTGCGGATGGCCATCCAGCAGAAACTGGCCCTCACCCAGCGTTTGGAGGACTTGGCCTTTGATCAGGAGCAGTCCCATCGCACCCGGGGGAGCAGGTTGACCCGTGGAAAAACCAGCACCCCCAAAGTAAGTCCCTCAACTTTGGCTACAGCCTCCAATCCTGCTCAAGGGTCCAGTCCAGCTTTGGCCCCTGGCAGCCTCCCTTCTATCAGCCCCACACCAGCTCTTCGCGATGATCCCTCTGACCCCTTTAGCCCAGCCACTGCGGCTCTGGCCTCAGCTACCACCTCCCCCACCTCACACGCATCCTCTCACTGTCCGTCATTACCATCGGTTGCCTCGCTGAGTGGCCCTCCAATGGCAGGGAGCCCCCCTTCTCTGGAGGCCCCCTCGCCTCCCTCAGCACAGACCCCACCCTCAACCCCTCTGAGGGTTTCTCACTCCCAGTGGACGGTGGGGGTGCGGACGTTTGTGGTCGACTCCCACAGTTTCAGCGCGAACATCTCCCCTGCTCCCGCTCGCCCCTCAGGCCTATCCAGGCACTGCACTCCAGGCACTCacacccctcctccctcccccacTACCAGGCCCACCCAGCCAGGATCTGCTCCCTCCTCTCCCTATCGGTCCCCTGTTCTGGGTCTCAGACGGTCCACGTGGAGCCCCTCACCTCGAACTCGTCCCCTGCCCTGCATGACACGCTCATCCGTCCTTTACActccctcctcatcctcccctTACTCCTCCCCTTACTCCCCATCTTCTTCCCACAGCTATTCATCTGCCTATTACAGCTCCCCTTCTGCTTTCACCCCCTCTAGCTCCTACCTCACCTCTGGCACCTCCACCTCCTACAGCCATTCCTCACACTACACGCCCCTCTATCCCAGATACTACAGCTCCTACAGGCCCCGGGAATGA
- the LOC134643570 gene encoding protein bicaudal D homolog 1-like isoform X3 — protein sequence MAAGGAGCGDTVEEYRAEVERLTRELAEANREKIRAAECGLAVLEENQSLKQQYADLEAEQEALRVELEQLQEAFGQAYSTQRKVAEDGENNEETLLQESATKEAYFRGRLLELQLELNHSRVAASSAQADSEHLSSLLQELREQSNEMLELQRTRMREEIREYKFRESRLLQDYTELEEENISLQKLVSTLKQSQVEYEGLKHEIKVLEEETELLNSQLQDALRLKDISDAQLEEALESLKSEREQKNHLRRELVHHLSMCDVAYTGSANLIFSSAPPSGTATPTTLLSPNTEEPTRCNGHLQSGSGPVMAVGSALRSNGECRRQCLKTEGAATSDLLTEMNLTEIQKLKQQLIAVEREKAALMTSLQESQTQLQHTQGALTEQHEKTLRLSQKVSALRCLHRRVSQEACSSPTSQLNCESLLVLDRDDEAEEEGETAEEKSKSLVFSYQTPSLEILQCKYRVAVTEVVELKAELKVLHEKLAQCVEGAVEEKPRQSSQLQKLERQVASLEKNCREGRDKICSLEFELQAVQSAANESQGALNAAQDELVTLSEELAQLYHHVCLCNDETPNRVMLDYYRQGRGLRGLSSSLKAMCTDNSKVLLTPRLARRLAAVASTTSTPGESWTPSESPSKEPLHGGSRRVEKEVLQVPSEQSLPPSTPPTRSPSISASSSSSSSSSPAMEPASELRREPMNIYNLSAIIRDQVKHLQRAVDRSLQLSKQRTAARELAPLLDKDKESCMEEILKLKSLLSTKREQIATLRLVLKANKQTAEVALANLKSKYEAEKSMVTDTMTKLRNELKALKEDAATFSSLRAMFATRCDEYVTQLDEMQRQLAAAEDEKKTLNSLLRMAIQQKLALTQRLEDLAFDQEQSHRTRGSRLTRGKTSTPKVSPSTLATASNPAQGSSPALAPGSLPSISPTPALRDDPSDPFSPATAALASATTSPTSHASSHCPSLPSVASLSGPPMAGSPPSLEAPSPPSAQTPPSTPLRVSHSQWTVGVRTFVVDSHSFSANISPAPARPSGLSRHCTPGTHTPPPSPTTRPTQPGSAPSSPYRSPVLGLRRSTWSPSPRTRPLPCMTRSSVLYTPSSSSPYSSPYSPSSSHSYSSAYYSSPSAFTPSSSYLTSGTSTSYSHSSHYTPLYPRYYSSYRPRE from the exons ATGGCTGCCGGAGGAGCAGGATGCGGGGATACGGTAGAGGAATATCGGGCCGAGGTGGAGCGCCTGACCCGGGAGCTGGCGGAGGCCAACCGCGAGAAGATACGGGCGGCGGAGTGCGGACTGGCGGTTCTGGAGGAGAACCAGAGCCTGAAGCAGCAGTACGCCGACCTGGAGGCCGAGCAGGAGGCGCTAAGGGTGGAGctggagcagctgcaggag GCATTCGGCCAGGCATACTCCACCCAGCGTAAGGTCGCAGAGGACGGGGAGAACAATGAGGAGACACTGTTGCAGGAGTCTGCCACCAAGGAGGCCTACTTTAGGGGCCGTCTCCTGGAGCTCCAGTTGGAACTGAATCACAGTCGAGTGGCTGCCTCCAGCGCACAGGCTGACAGCGAGCACCTGAGCAGCCTGCTGCAGGAGCTCAGGGAG CAGAGCAATGAGATGTTGGAGCTACAGCGGACCCGAATGCGAGAGGAGATCAGAGAATACAAATTCAGAGAGTCACGGCTTCTCCAGGACTACACcgagctggaggaggagaacaTCTCTCTGCAGAAACTGGTGTCAACCCTTAAACAGAGTCAG GTGGAGTATGAAGGCCTGAAACATGAGATCAAAGTTCtggaggaggagacagagctGCTGAACAGCCAGTTACAGGATGCACTGCGTTTGAAGGACATCTCAGACGCCCAGCTGGAGGAGGCGCTGGAGTCTCTGAAGAGTGAGCGCGAGCAGAAGAACCACCTGCGAAGAGAACTTGTGCACCACCTCAGCATGTGTGATGTGGCCTACACTGGAAGTGCAAATCTAATATTCTCCTCAGCACCGCCCAGTGGCACTGCTACCCCAACTACTCTGCTCTCCCCAAACACAGAGGAGCCAACAAG ATGTAACGGTCACCTTCAGAGTGGCTCAGGACCAGTGATGGCTGTGGGCTCAGCGCTCAGGTCTAACGGAGAGTGCAGAAGGCAGTGTCTGAAAACTGAGGGGGCCGCCACATCAGACCTCCTTACTGAGATGAACCTGACAGAGATTCAGAAGCTCAAGCAGCAGCTGATAGCG GTTGAACGTGAGAAAGCAGCACTGATGACGAGCCTGCAGGAGTCCCAGACTCAGCTGCAGCACACCCAGGGGGCCCTGACCGAGCAGCACGAGAAGACCCTCCGCCTGAGCCAGAAAGTCTCTGCTCTCCGCTGTCTTCATCGAAGGGTCAGCCAGGAGGCTTGTAGCAGTCCCACCTCTCAACTCAACTGTGAAAGTCTGCTGGTGCTGGATAGAGACGATGAGGCTGAGGAGGAAGGAGAAACTGCAGAGGAGAAGAGTAAAAGTCTGGTATTTTCATACCAAACTCCCAGTCTGGAGATCTTGCAATGCAAGTACCGTGTGGCTGTGACAGAGGTGGTGGAGCTCAAGGCAGAGTTAAAAGTGCTCCATGAGAAGCTTGCTCAGTGTGTGGAGGGAGCAGTGGAGGAGAAGCCAAGGCAAAGCAGTCAGCTCCAGAAGCTGGAGAGGCAGGTTGCCTCTCTGGAAAAGAACTGCCGAGAGGGACGGGATAAG ATTTGTAGCCTGGAGTTTGAATTGCAGGctgttcagtcagcagccaaTGAGAGCCAAGGGGCATTGAACGCAGCTCAGGATGAGCTGGTAACCCTGAGTGAGGAGCTCGCCCAGCTCTACCACCATGTCTGCCTGTGCAACGATGAGACGCCCAACCGTGTCATGCTGGATTACTACAG ACAAGGCAGGGGCCTCAGGGGCCTTAGTTCTAGTCTCAAAGCCATGTGTACAGACAACAGCAAAGTTCTTCTCACACCACGCCTAGCCAGACGGCTTGCTGCTGTTGCTTCAACAACCTCAACTCCAGGGGAGTCGTGGACGCCCTCGGAGTCTCCATCCAAAGAGCCCTTACATGGAGGGAGCCGAAGAGTGGAGAAAGAGGTCCTTCAGGTGCCATCTGAGCAGAGCCTGCCACCTAGCACACCTCCAACCCGCTCACCTAGCATCAGTgcctcttcatcatcatcatcgtcttcaTCGCCAGCCATGGAGCCAGCTAGTGAGCTGCGCAGGGAGCCCATGAACATCTACAACCTCAGCGCCATCATCAGAGACCAG GTGAAACACCTACAGCGGGCAGTGGACAGGTCACTGCAGCTGTCCAAACAGAGGACTGCAGCCCGGGAACTGGCTCCTCTCTTGGATAAGGATAAGGAAAGCTGCATGGAGGAGATCCTGAAGCTCAAATCTTTACTCAGCACCAAGAGAGAGCAGATAGCCACTCTTCGACTGGTGCTCAAGGCTAACAAACAG ACAGCAGAAGTGGCTCTGGCCAACCTGAAGAGTAAGTATGAGGCGGAGAAGTCCATGGTGACTGACACCATGACAAAGCTGAGGAACGAATTAAAGGCCCTGAAGGAAGACGCCGCCACGTTCTCCTCTCTGCGAGCCATGTTTGCTACCAG GTGTGATGAGTATGTGACCCAGCTGGATGAGATGCAGAGGCAGCTGGCTGCAGCCGAGGATGAGAAGAAGACTCTGAACTCTCTCCTGCGGATGGCCATCCAGCAGAAACTGGCCCTCACCCAGCGTTTGGAGGACTTGGCCTTTGATCAGGAGCAGTCCCATCGCACCCGGGGGAGCAGGTTGACCCGTGGAAAAACCAGCACCCCCAAAGTAAGTCCCTCAACTTTGGCTACAGCCTCCAATCCTGCTCAAGGGTCCAGTCCAGCTTTGGCCCCTGGCAGCCTCCCTTCTATCAGCCCCACACCAGCTCTTCGCGATGATCCCTCTGACCCCTTTAGCCCAGCCACTGCGGCTCTGGCCTCAGCTACCACCTCCCCCACCTCACACGCATCCTCTCACTGTCCGTCATTACCATCGGTTGCCTCGCTGAGTGGCCCTCCAATGGCAGGGAGCCCCCCTTCTCTGGAGGCCCCCTCGCCTCCCTCAGCACAGACCCCACCCTCAACCCCTCTGAGGGTTTCTCACTCCCAGTGGACGGTGGGGGTGCGGACGTTTGTGGTCGACTCCCACAGTTTCAGCGCGAACATCTCCCCTGCTCCCGCTCGCCCCTCAGGCCTATCCAGGCACTGCACTCCAGGCACTCacacccctcctccctcccccacTACCAGGCCCACCCAGCCAGGATCTGCTCCCTCCTCTCCCTATCGGTCCCCTGTTCTGGGTCTCAGACGGTCCACGTGGAGCCCCTCACCTCGAACTCGTCCCCTGCCCTGCATGACACGCTCATCCGTCCTTTACActccctcctcatcctcccctTACTCCTCCCCTTACTCCCCATCTTCTTCCCACAGCTATTCATCTGCCTATTACAGCTCCCCTTCTGCTTTCACCCCCTCTAGCTCCTACCTCACCTCTGGCACCTCCACCTCCTACAGCCATTCCTCACACTACACGCCCCTCTATCCCAGATACTACAGCTCCTACAGGCCCCGGGAATGA